A genomic segment from Nicotiana tabacum cultivar K326 chromosome 9, ASM71507v2, whole genome shotgun sequence encodes:
- the LOC142164254 gene encoding dehydration-responsive element-binding protein 1A-like — MNIFGDHNFDPLIPTLSTSLLPAAESSTSSDSGSSGSTPNYSDEEVMLASNYPKKRAGRKKFRETRHPVYRGIRRRNSNKWVCEVREPNKKSRIWLGTFPTAEMAARAHDVAAIALRGRSACLNFADSAWRLPIPTSAAAKDIQKATVEAAETFRPVESHRENFKEIIVDQVIQELVAELPDNVLFMDEEALFCMPRLLVNMAEGLMLPPPQCIIDGYEMEADHADMSLWSY; from the coding sequence ATGAATATTTTTGGAGACCACAATTTTGATCCACTAATTCCTACACTGTCAACTTCTTTGTTGCCAGCTGCTGAATCTTCAACTTCGTCTGATAGTGGCAGCTCAGGGAGTACACCTAATTAttctgatgaagaagtgatgttAGCTTCGAACTATCCAAAGAAACGTGCGGGTAGGAAGAAGTTTCGTGAAACTCGACATCCAGTATACAGGGGAATAAGGAGGAGAAATTCGAATAAGTGGGTTTGTGAAGTAAGAGAACCCAATAAGAAATCAAGAATCTGGCTGGGCACTTTCCCAACTGCAGAAATGGCAGCTCGAGCTCATGACGTGGCGGCCATAGCTCTAAGAGGCCGGTCAGCATGTTTGAACTTTGCTGATTCGGCTTGGAGGTTACCCATCCCGACTTCAGCGGCCGCCAAGGATATTCAGAAGGCGACCGTTGAAGCGGCCGAAACATTTCGGCCTGTAGAATCACATAGAGAAAACTTTAAGGAAATTATTGTTGACCAAGTAATACAAGAGTTGGTTGCAGAATTGCCTGATAATGTGTTGTTTATGGACGAGGAGGCACTTTTCTGCATGCCGAGATTACTTGTGAATATGGCCGAAGGGCTAATGCTACCTCCACCTCAATGTATTATAGACGGATATGAAATGGAAGCTGATCATGCTGACATGTCTTTGTGGAGCTATTGA